A window of the Mannheimia granulomatis genome harbors these coding sequences:
- a CDS encoding DUF4153 domain-containing protein: MFSKLQRFSVMIKNAIIKHPIEILFVTYVTVILMPNVGHYDLFNAFHNLIALAPICFIVLYLARNTKAYWFLIPLPIATALFYSDIKLELLEDSRYWAVVLCTFLCLISQHWHKNNYNFVSQMTNKLVNITFAFVLATIIFGALSCITFAITELFNLNKYDYTIFKQFWVFSILWAFPVLFLTLENQHSANDSSYLNRVGEMLLNWILSPALIIYTAIIYAYVVFIALQGQMPNGVVANVAFPYLTLGLAIQAVQLLLQNAKWQWFYRYFAYLALLPLALIWYAIYIRLNHYGLTEARIYLVIGTITLSICYSLLISKSLAQYRLFSVISIVVILFSVFILDPQEIAREDQTQRLDSYLVKHKLLDANNKIDTQAVLEHKKALGENRDEIEHLDSMIRYIAKEYTVEQFKQKYGIESGYDLIYKTSERNYDSATFEASNSEFIRLTRDDMKNAQEYIIFNLRYYRPNRLNNHAADNKQCKKLISQAYDFKTLNKQDKYENINQECDKIQETPTEFIIEFSGIEPNIKFNINDAVKKVFDKHNLSMNERHKTDMLDKVKADLLKLDLGNAELSLNYIELRFIEDTGYVVESIRTNYLMLK; this comes from the coding sequence ATGTTTAGCAAACTACAACGTTTTAGTGTGATGATTAAAAATGCGATCATCAAGCATCCGATTGAAATTTTATTTGTAACCTATGTCACAGTAATATTAATGCCAAATGTTGGTCATTATGATTTATTCAACGCATTTCATAATTTAATTGCTCTTGCCCCGATTTGTTTTATTGTGCTTTATTTGGCTCGTAATACAAAGGCTTACTGGTTCTTAATTCCGTTGCCGATTGCAACCGCACTGTTTTATAGCGATATCAAACTTGAGCTTTTAGAAGATTCCCGCTATTGGGCAGTAGTACTTTGTACTTTCCTCTGTTTGATTAGCCAGCATTGGCATAAAAATAACTATAATTTCGTCAGTCAAATGACCAATAAGTTGGTGAATATCACCTTTGCTTTTGTCCTCGCTACCATTATTTTTGGTGCTCTCAGTTGTATTACTTTTGCCATTACAGAGCTGTTTAATCTTAATAAATACGACTACACTATTTTCAAACAGTTTTGGGTGTTTTCTATCCTTTGGGCGTTCCCCGTTCTTTTTTTAACCCTTGAGAATCAACATTCTGCCAATGATTCCTCCTATTTAAATCGTGTAGGTGAAATGTTGCTGAATTGGATTTTATCACCGGCTTTGATTATCTACACTGCTATTATTTACGCTTATGTGGTCTTTATTGCTTTACAAGGTCAAATGCCAAATGGTGTGGTTGCAAACGTTGCATTCCCTTATTTAACCCTTGGTTTGGCAATACAAGCGGTGCAATTATTGTTACAAAATGCAAAATGGCAATGGTTCTACCGTTACTTCGCTTACTTAGCATTATTGCCGTTAGCCTTAATTTGGTATGCAATTTACATTCGATTAAATCACTATGGCTTAACCGAAGCACGCATTTATTTGGTAATTGGTACTATTACACTCTCTATCTGCTACAGCTTATTAATTTCAAAAAGCTTGGCACAATATCGTTTATTCTCAGTTATCTCAATTGTAGTAATTTTATTTTCAGTCTTTATTCTAGATCCACAAGAAATCGCCCGTGAAGATCAAACCCAACGTTTAGATAGCTATTTAGTAAAACATAAATTATTAGATGCTAATAATAAAATCGACACACAAGCTGTGCTTGAACATAAAAAAGCATTAGGTGAAAACCGTGATGAAATTGAGCATTTAGACTCAATGATTCGCTACATTGCAAAGGAATATACTGTCGAACAATTTAAGCAAAAATATGGCATAGAATCAGGCTATGACCTGATCTATAAAACAAGTGAAAGAAATTATGATTCAGCTACTTTTGAAGCAAGCAATTCCGAATTTATTCGATTAACTAGAGACGATATGAAAAATGCTCAAGAATATATTATTTTCAATTTGAGATACTATCGTCCAAATCGTCTCAATAATCATGCGGCTGATAATAAACAGTGCAAAAAATTAATCAGCCAAGCTTATGATTTCAAAACCTTAAACAAACAAGATAAGTATGAAAATATCAACCAAGAGTGCGATAAAATTCAAGAAACGCCAACTGAGTTTATTATTGAATTTTCAGGTATTGAGCCGAATATCAAATTTAATATTAACGATGCAGTGAAGAAAGTCTTTGATAAGCATAATTTATCAATGAACGAACGCCATAAAACAGATATGTTAGATAAAGTTAAGGCTGATTTACTTAAACTCGATTTGGGTAACGCGGAATTATCACTAAATTATATCGAATTAAGGTTTATTGAAGATACTGGCTATGTAGTTGAAAGCATTAGAACAAACTATTTAATGTTGAAGTAA